In Bacteroides cellulosilyticus, the genomic stretch AAGTGTAACCACAGTAGTGTATAATCTAAAATAATCACCCAAAATGAAAAACGCTATATTCACGCTGGCTGTACTCATGACAGTCCTGCTCACCGGCCTCCCGGCACAGGCGCAGGTTTCATTTGGTAATGCCACCAAATTCAATGAAGACTGGCTCTTCCGACTAACCGATGACTCAACCATTGTAAATCCCGCCTTCAATGACAGCGAATGGCGCAAACTCAGGCTTCCACATGATTGGTCTATTGAAGGGCAACTTTCACCTTCTTTAGCAAGCTGCACCGGCTACTTACCTGGCGGAATTGGCTGGTATCGCAAACATTTCAAGATCACGGATAATGCCCCACGCCATTACATCTATTTCGAAGGGGTATACAATCGCAGTGAAGTCTATTTAAACGGGCATCTGCTCGGTAAACGTCCTAACGGTTATATCTCATTTCTCTACGACATGACTCCTTATCTGAAAGAAGGGGACAACGTGTTGAGCGTACGTGTGGATCATAGCCGCTATGCTGATTCCCGCTGGTATACAGGATCGGGGATATATCGCGACGTATGGCTAATTGCCGCTCCCGAAATACACCTGGCACAATGGGGCATAGGTTGGCATGCTACTTCTCTGACCGACCGGCAAGCTACCATAGCCGTAGATATGGAAGTACAGAAACACATAACAACCGGCAACAGACTTGAACTTTCGGCTACACTATACGATGCTACCGGCAAACAAGTAGCGCAACGGCGCACTCGTGTTTCTGATGGCAAAGAAGGTATTACTAAAGAAAATCTCACACTGAAAATAACTAAACCCCACCGTTGGAATCTGGACGATCCTTACCTTTATACACTAAAAACAGAATTGCTCAGCAATGGAAAACGTATTGATGAATGTGAGACTAAAGTAGGGCTCCGTACACTGAAGTTTGACCCCAATAAAGGATTTGCGCTCAATGACAACTGGATGAAAGTCAAAGGTGTATGTCTGCATCATGATGCCGGTGTACTCGGTGCCGTAGTACCTCCGGAAGTATGGGAGCGTCGTTTGAACAATCTGAAAGAGATAGGTGTAAATGCCATCCGCATGAGCCACAACCCACAGGCTCCCGTCGTATATGATCTATGCGACCAACTGGGACTCCTCATCATGGATGAAGCATCCGATGAATGGGAATTCCCGAAACGTAAATGGGTAAAAGGCTGGAATAAAGGTGAACCCGCCTATGACGGTTCTTTCGATTTCTTCGAAGAATGGATTGAACAGGATGTAACCGACATGGTACGCCGTGACCGCAATCATCCCTCCATTTTCATGTGGAGTATTGGTAATGAAGTAGATTATCCGAATGATCCTTACTCACATCCCATTCTTGACGGATCAACCATCAATCAACCCATGTTTGGCGGTTACAAACCGGATGCTCCTGATGCTATGCGCATCGGAAAGATAGCCAAACGACTGGCTGCATGCGTCCGTGCTGTCGATACGTCACGCCCCGTAACGGGAGCACTGGCAGGAGTTGTCATGTCCAATCAAACAGAATATCCCGAAGCCATCGACGTAGTAGGATACAACTATACTGAAAACCGTTATGATGAAGATCATGCCACCTACCCCGACCGTGTCATTTACGGAAGTGAAAACGGTTCGGGACTTGATGCATGGTATGCTGTGAAAAACAAAGAGTTTATCTTCGGCCAATTCATCTGGACGGGTACCGACTATCTCGGTGAATCGGGCGCATGGCCCTCACGCGGACTATATACCGGATTGCTCGACTTTGGCAGTTTCCCCAAACCCCGCGGACACTTCCGTGCTTCCTTATGGTGCGAAAAACCGGTTACTTATGTGGGTACTTATCCCATACCGGATCGTTTTAAAAACTCCCGACGCACCTTCCTGTCGCCCGATGCATGGGATATCTGGAATTATGATCCCGGTCAGGAAATACGTGTAGTCTGCTATACCAATGCCCCACAAGCACGTCTGTTACTTGATGGAAAAGTGCTAGGTGAGATGAAACCCTATGATGAAAAGACAGGTATCATCTACTGGGATATTCCCTATCAGGCGGGTGAGCTGAAAGCCGAAGGCTGCGATAAAGACGGAAATATATTGTCCAGCTATTCCATCAAAACCTCCGGTCGTCCCTACGCTCTCCGTGTAAGTGCCGATCGTACCAATCTATCCTGCAACCGTGCTACAGCACATCTCATTGTAGAAGTGATAGATGAAAAGGGTGTCGTAGTGAAATTAGGCGACAATGACATTACTTGCACCATCGAAGGTCCGGCACATTTACTGGGGCTCGAAGGTTCCGATAACAGCGACATGAGTGACTACACCGATAATCACCATCGTGCCTTCCACGGACGCCTGCTTACCTACCTACAGACCGTCGGTGAAAAAGGTCAGATTCGCGTAAAGTTTACTTCACCACTTTTACGAGGAACAGAGATTGTCTTGAATGCTAAATAATCCTCTAAAAACAAATATTTATATGAAATACAAAGTATTATTACTCGCCCTCGCCGCAATAACTACTTCGTGTTCCCCACAAGCAGATATAAACTATCAGATTATTCCCGAACAGCCTCAGCAAACCATGGATCATTTCAGTGCTTCGGATGCCTGGAGCATGCACATCATAGGCAAATGGCCTCAGGAGAAACAGGACCAAGTAGCCGACTGGTTGTTCAGTACAGAAAATGACGCTAACGGAAAGCCCAAAGGAATCGGGCTTTCTCTGTGGCGCTTCAATGTAGGTGCAGGAAGCACGGAACAAGGCGAAGCCAGTCAGATAAGCTCCCCTTGGATGCGTACCGAATGTTTTCTGCAACCGGACGGAAGCTATGACTGGGACAAGCAACAGGGACAGCGTAATTTCCTCCGGTTAGCAAAGGAACGTGGAGTCAATAAATTCCTTGCTTTCCTAAACTCTCCACCCGTTTATTTCACTCAAAACGGGCTTGCCACCAACACCGGACGTAACGGCACACTGAATCTGAAAGCGGAACATTATGAAGACTTCGCCCGTTTCCTGGCAAATGTGATAAAAGGAGTTGAAAAGAAAGACGGCATTAAGTTCGATTACCTCTCCCCTTTCAACGAACCGGACGGACACTGGAATTGGATAGGTCCCAAACAAGAAGGCACCCCGGCAACAAAGAAAGAAATTGCCCGTGCCGTACACCTCATCAGCAAAGAGTTTGTGAAAGAGGGTATTGATACGGAAATCACCATCTGCGAAGCGTCAGACTATCGTTGTATGTTCTCCACACACATGACAAACCATGAACGTGGATACGAAATACAATCTTTCTTCTGTCCCGACAGTGTAGATACTTATCTGGGAAATACCCCGAATGTCCCCCATCTCATTGCAGGACACAGCTATTGGACCAATACGCCTTTAAAAAGTCTGAGAGATTACCGTCGTCAGTTACGTGATACACTGGACAAATACAAAGTCGACTTCTGGCAAACGGAAACCTGCATTATGGGGAACGATGAAGAAATTGGCGGAGGCGGTGGATTTGATCATACAATGAAAACAGCTCTCTATGTGGCCCGTATCATTCATCACGACATTGTTTATGCAGGAGCACGTAGCTGGCAGTGGTGGCGTGCCATAGGAGGTGACTACAAAGACGGATTGCTACGCGAATACACTGATCCCGATCTTCATGACGGTAAAGTGGAAGACTCTAAATTATTATGGATATTAGGTAATTACAGCCGCTTTATACGTCCGGGAGCTGTACGCATGTCTATTAAGGCAACAGACAAATCCGGACAGGTAATCCCGGAAGGAGATACTGATCCCCAAGGGCTCATGTGTTCTGCTTATCAGAATACAAACGGACAATGGGTAATGGTAGTTATCAACTACGCTGATCAGGAGAAAAATTTCACTTTCAAAGTGGATGGTCCCAAAGTAAAGTCATGGCAAGGCTACCGCACCTCAGATGAAGCAGGTGAAGATCTTCTACCCATTAAGAAACTGAAAAATGAACAGATAGCAGTGATTCCTGCACGTTCCGTTATCACTTTTGTTTCTCAGGATTAAAAGATTTCACCACAGAGTGACACAGAGTATCACTCTGTGGTGAATCTCTATTCTTCCGGCCGACCAAATCCCTCGCAGACATTCAAACGATGAATATCTACCACTGCACTTATTTCTCCCATCTTCCCTAACAATGTTTCCGCACCATTCTGAATCTTGAAGTTGACTTCTTCTTCGTACAGTGGAATCATCTGATAGAAATTCACTTCTTCCCCATTAGGCAATTGGCAAACAGCAGCTCCTTCTCCCACATTCTCCGGATTGATCAATAATACACTGGAAAGCTGAGTATTCTCTGCAAACGGTTTCCCGTTGGGTACAGAATGCCCCCAACCTAACCAAGAGTCCTCTTCTAACGGCAGACGGGCAAGTATCTTCAGCCAACGTAGCGGCCAGTAATTCTTTTCTTCATGGTCAGAAATATTCCAGTCGGCAGGTAAATATACCACTATCTCCGCACGCTCCAACTTATACTCAGCCAGTTCCTTGGGTACATTCATCCGATGGGCACCCATGCCCGATGTGACCAGCGTGTAATAATTCCTCTCAGCCGTCGGCTCGACAATAAAGATATCCACATGGATATCCGGTGAAGCGATCTCATGGAACACATGATCCGAATGACCGAAGAACTTGTCAATATGCGCTTCAAGAGCATCCAATTCCTCCTCTTCGTACATCTCAGGATGAGGCAAAACACCATTCTTACAATTTTCAATATACTCCCTCGCATCTTCATCGCTGGGATCCAATTCCAATGAACGTTCAAAGGCTTTCTGTGCCCTATCCAGTTGATTCAGATAATAATAAGCATAACCCAGCCGATAGAACCAAAGTGCGTCTTCCTTACATTCTTCCTTTACTGAAAGGAGCTGTTCAATGGCTTCATTATAATTCCCCTGATTATTGTATGAACGCGCCAAAAGTCCCGTCAACTCAGCAGTCCTCTCCTCTTCAGGAACTTCCAGGATGGCGTCAATTATCTTCTGTTCTTCATCGTCCGCATTCCATTGTTCTATTTGCTGGAGCAATTTATCATGCTTGTTCGTTTTAGTAGCAGTCAGATGATCGATAAAGTTGGCTGAAAAGCCCATCGCTTCATCCTTTCCCTCGCACGAAAGGGTAAACAGGGTGAACTGATGCTCAGTGATAATCTGGCATTGGCACACATATTCATCATTGTCTTCCTCTTCTTCTCCACCCAGATCATAAAGCCTGCACTTACCGTTTTCAAAAAACTTCTCCTCAATCAGCACATTCTCATCGTCTTCCAGATAGTCCGCTTCGTCATCGGGCATAGAATACGCCAACATCCGCACTACATGCCAATTTTCGTCTTCTCCATCATAATACCCGCGAGAATCATCCTCTTCAAAATAAAGGTAATTACCCGGAAGATCAAACTTCAGATTTCCTAATGTATAGGTCACTTTGTCCTTGCGATAACCAATCGGAAATTCACTTATGAAATCCGGCAATGCAGAAACATCTACCGGCTCCTTTTCCGCCAAACGACAAAGCAACAGATAGTCTTCTTTCGGGAAAGCAAGAGACGTATCCATTGCGGCAGCCTTCTCCAGGTTTTCTATAATGAACGAATTGATTTCCATGTCTTCTTCACTACGTGCGGAAAGCATAAAATAGCAATCTTCCCACAAGGCACTCAAAGCCGTATTCCGATAGAATAATGCATCACGCTCTTCATTATTCCACATGAAAAATTCGCTTGCCAACCTCTCGATACCCTCATCCTTTATCCGTTCGATGAAATGCTCCGGACATATTCTTCCGAAAGGAGATACCACCGTTCCTTCTATCTCACGGGGCATGTACTTATTACAATCCCAACAAATGGCAGACATGCTGCAATTCTCTTTCATACGTTCACAGCAGAGTTCTACAATGGCGTTCAGCCAACGATAGAAATGTTCGGAACGCATCCGCTCAAAGTCCCTGTGTTCATAATATTCCGTATCGTCCTCCACCTCAGTAGAGGAGTCTCTCAGTTCCACCAACTCGTCAACGATATCTATCGCAGCCTTATGAAAACCTGCTCCCAACAGGTTAGTCTGACAATCACCTATGACAGCTATATCATCTTCTTCCTGTTCATAATTGAAGAATATATTTCCTAAACGGCAGACTG encodes the following:
- a CDS encoding glycoside hydrolase, translating into MKYKVLLLALAAITTSCSPQADINYQIIPEQPQQTMDHFSASDAWSMHIIGKWPQEKQDQVADWLFSTENDANGKPKGIGLSLWRFNVGAGSTEQGEASQISSPWMRTECFLQPDGSYDWDKQQGQRNFLRLAKERGVNKFLAFLNSPPVYFTQNGLATNTGRNGTLNLKAEHYEDFARFLANVIKGVEKKDGIKFDYLSPFNEPDGHWNWIGPKQEGTPATKKEIARAVHLISKEFVKEGIDTEITICEASDYRCMFSTHMTNHERGYEIQSFFCPDSVDTYLGNTPNVPHLIAGHSYWTNTPLKSLRDYRRQLRDTLDKYKVDFWQTETCIMGNDEEIGGGGGFDHTMKTALYVARIIHHDIVYAGARSWQWWRAIGGDYKDGLLREYTDPDLHDGKVEDSKLLWILGNYSRFIRPGAVRMSIKATDKSGQVIPEGDTDPQGLMCSAYQNTNGQWVMVVINYADQEKNFTFKVDGPKVKSWQGYRTSDEAGEDLLPIKKLKNEQIAVIPARSVITFVSQD
- a CDS encoding suppressor of fused domain protein — protein: MSIGFRLTTKCKSVSSFQKLLDVVAARHEASVSHTEDYSELSVCRLGNIFFNYEQEEDDIAVIGDCQTNLLGAGFHKAAIDIVDELVELRDSSTEVEDDTEYYEHRDFERMRSEHFYRWLNAIVELCCERMKENCSMSAICWDCNKYMPREIEGTVVSPFGRICPEHFIERIKDEGIERLASEFFMWNNEERDALFYRNTALSALWEDCYFMLSARSEEDMEINSFIIENLEKAAAMDTSLAFPKEDYLLLCRLAEKEPVDVSALPDFISEFPIGYRKDKVTYTLGNLKFDLPGNYLYFEEDDSRGYYDGEDENWHVVRMLAYSMPDDEADYLEDDENVLIEEKFFENGKCRLYDLGGEEEEDNDEYVCQCQIITEHQFTLFTLSCEGKDEAMGFSANFIDHLTATKTNKHDKLLQQIEQWNADDEEQKIIDAILEVPEEERTAELTGLLARSYNNQGNYNEAIEQLLSVKEECKEDALWFYRLGYAYYYLNQLDRAQKAFERSLELDPSDEDAREYIENCKNGVLPHPEMYEEEELDALEAHIDKFFGHSDHVFHEIASPDIHVDIFIVEPTAERNYYTLVTSGMGAHRMNVPKELAEYKLERAEIVVYLPADWNISDHEEKNYWPLRWLKILARLPLEEDSWLGWGHSVPNGKPFAENTQLSSVLLINPENVGEGAAVCQLPNGEEVNFYQMIPLYEEEVNFKIQNGAETLLGKMGEISAVVDIHRLNVCEGFGRPEE
- a CDS encoding sugar-binding domain-containing protein; translated protein: MKNAIFTLAVLMTVLLTGLPAQAQVSFGNATKFNEDWLFRLTDDSTIVNPAFNDSEWRKLRLPHDWSIEGQLSPSLASCTGYLPGGIGWYRKHFKITDNAPRHYIYFEGVYNRSEVYLNGHLLGKRPNGYISFLYDMTPYLKEGDNVLSVRVDHSRYADSRWYTGSGIYRDVWLIAAPEIHLAQWGIGWHATSLTDRQATIAVDMEVQKHITTGNRLELSATLYDATGKQVAQRRTRVSDGKEGITKENLTLKITKPHRWNLDDPYLYTLKTELLSNGKRIDECETKVGLRTLKFDPNKGFALNDNWMKVKGVCLHHDAGVLGAVVPPEVWERRLNNLKEIGVNAIRMSHNPQAPVVYDLCDQLGLLIMDEASDEWEFPKRKWVKGWNKGEPAYDGSFDFFEEWIEQDVTDMVRRDRNHPSIFMWSIGNEVDYPNDPYSHPILDGSTINQPMFGGYKPDAPDAMRIGKIAKRLAACVRAVDTSRPVTGALAGVVMSNQTEYPEAIDVVGYNYTENRYDEDHATYPDRVIYGSENGSGLDAWYAVKNKEFIFGQFIWTGTDYLGESGAWPSRGLYTGLLDFGSFPKPRGHFRASLWCEKPVTYVGTYPIPDRFKNSRRTFLSPDAWDIWNYDPGQEIRVVCYTNAPQARLLLDGKVLGEMKPYDEKTGIIYWDIPYQAGELKAEGCDKDGNILSSYSIKTSGRPYALRVSADRTNLSCNRATAHLIVEVIDEKGVVVKLGDNDITCTIEGPAHLLGLEGSDNSDMSDYTDNHHRAFHGRLLTYLQTVGEKGQIRVKFTSPLLRGTEIVLNAK